From the genome of Candidatus Reconcilbacillus cellulovorans:
CGACATCGCGCCCGCCTCCAATTTCCCGCATCCGGGACAAATGCCCAGTCGACACTTTATTATAAGCCGACGGGGCGCACGGGGTGACGGTCAGCCGAGCTCTTTCCGCAAAAACGCGCGAACGTCGGCCGCAAACGACTCCAGTTCGGCGGGCAGCCGCGACACGAGCGGATGAAGCCGGCCGTCGCGCACAATCGAGGCATAGTCGCGGACCAATTCCCGGCGCAGCCGGATCAAGTCGATCCAGAACGCGGCTTCCGCTTCCCCGACGACGCCTTCCCCTTTTAGAACCTCGACGATGTCCTCGTAACCGGCAGCGTCGCGCATCAAAAAACCGTCGATCAGGATGCCGCCGATGTCGGTGACCGCTTCGGCCGCCAAATGGAGCAACCGCTCCTGCGCCAAGGAACGGATGAGTCTGAGCGCTTCGTCCGCCGGCGGCGCCTCCGCCGCCAGCGCGCGGCAACCCTCAGCGACGACAGATAAAAAATCGAGCAGCCGTTCCAGCCGTTCCCGATCGATCCGGTACACGCGTCCGTCGACCTCTTTCGTTCAAGGACTTCAGCGTTTATCTTCCGCATATGCCCAATGGTTGATCGGCCCGTGGCCGCCTCCGATACCGGGGACGCGTCGTACGGCCGCCGTCACGAACGCTTTCGCCGTCCGCACCGCCTCGTCGAGCGGCCTGCCTTTCGCCAATTCCGCCGCGAGCGCCGCCGAAAACGTGCAGCCGGTGCCGTGCGTATGCCGCGTCGCGATCCGCTCGCCTTCCAGGTACGTCCACTCCCGGCCGTCGAACAGGACGTCGACCGGCGGTCCGTCGAGATGGCCGCCCTTGACGACGGCCGCCCGGGCGCCGAGCTCGCGGACGAGCATTTCCGCCGCCCGCTCCTGGCTGCGACGGTCGGTCACCCTCAATCCGGTCAGCGCCTCCGCCTCGGGGGCGTTCGGTGTAACGACGAACGCAAGCGGTAGCAACAAGTCGCGCAGCGCCCGTTCCGCGTCAGGCT
Proteins encoded in this window:
- a CDS encoding bifunctional hydroxymethylpyrimidine kinase/phosphomethylpyrimidine kinase — its product is MRVALTIAGSDSGGGAGIQADLKTFQMLGVFGTSAVTAVTAQNTLGVRGVYPIPPEGVAAQIDAVLEDLGADAAKTGMLVHAELIAVVAERVRYHRLDRLVVDPVMVAKGGTRLLEPDAERALRDLLLPLAFVVTPNAPEAEALTGLRVTDRRSQERAAEMLVRELGARAAVVKGGHLDGPPVDVLFDGREWTYLEGERIATRHTHGTGCTFSAALAAELAKGRPLDEAVRTAKAFVTAAVRRVPGIGGGHGPINHWAYAEDKR